The genomic window CCGGCTTGACGGCCGGCTTCGCGGCGGAGCCGCGCAGCGGGGTCTCGACGATGAACCAGGCGGCCAGGAAGCCGAGCACGCTGACCACCGCGCCCCACAGGAAGACCACGTGCGTGCCGGAGGCGACCGCGTGGAAGTACGCGTCCTTCACCGCCGGCGGGAACTTGGCGATCGTCGCCGGGTCGAGCTGGGCGCCGCTCTTCGTGGCGGCCGCACCGGCCGCGCTGGAGTCCATGCCGCTCTGCACCTTGTGCGAGAACAGCGCGCCGAAGAGGGAGACGCCGAAGGAGCCGCCGATGGTACGGAAGAGCGTGGCGGACGACGAGCCGACGCCGATGTCGCGCATCTCCACGCTGTTCTGCGCGATCAGCATGGTGATCTGCATGATGAAGCCCATGCCCGCGCCCAGCACGGCCATGTAGAGGCCGGAGGTGACCCGGGTGGTGTGGACGTCCATCATCGACAGCAGGAGCAGGCCGGCGGTGATCAGGCCGCCGCCGACGATCGGGAAGATCTTGTAGCGGCCGGTGGAGGTGGTCACCCGGCCGGCGACCATCGAGACCGCCATCATCGCGAGCAGCATCGGCAGCAGCAGCAGGCCGGAGTTGGTCGCCGAGGCACCCTGGACGGTCTGCTGGTAGAGCGGCAGGAAGGTCATCGCGCCGAACATCGTGAAGCCGACCAGGAAGCCGATCCCCGAGATCAGCGAGAAGTTCGCGTTCCGGAAGATCCGCAGCGGCATGATCGGCTCGGGCGCGCGGGTCTCGGCGTAGACGAAGGCGCCCAGCGTGGCCAGGCCCAGCACCAGCAGGCCGATGATCTGCACGGAGCCCCAGGCGTACTGCGTGCCGCCCCAGGTGGTCAGCAGCACCAGCGAGGTGATCGCCACGGTGAGCAGCGAGGCGCCCCAGTAGTCGATACGGCCCTCGCTGCGCTTCTTGGGCAGGTGCAGCACGATGGTGACCATCGCCAGCGCGACGACGCCGATCGGCAGGTTGATGTAGAAGCTCCAGCGCCATCCCCAGTTGTCGGTGATGGAGCCGCCGACCAGCGGGCCGCCGATCATGGCGATGGCCATGACACCGGCGATCAGGCCCTGGTACTTGCCTCGCTCGCGGGGCGGGATCATCTCGCCGATGATCGCCATCACGCCGACCATCAGACCGCCGGCGCCCAGGCCCTGGAAGGCGCGGAAGCCGATCAGCTGGTCCATGCTCTGCGCCATGCCGGACGCGGCGGAGCCGACCAGGAACAGCACGATCGAGGTGAGGAAGATCCCCTTGCGACCGTACATGTCGCCGAGCTTGCCCCAGATGGGGGTGGAGGCGGCGGTGGCCAGGGTGTAGGCGGTGACCACCCACGACAGGTGGTCGAGGCCGCCCAGCTCGCCGACGATGGTCGGCATCGCGGTGCCGACGATCATGTTGTCGAGCATCGCGAGCAGCATGGCGATCATCAGGCCGACCATCAC from Streptomyces sp. NBC_01198 includes these protein-coding regions:
- a CDS encoding MDR family MFS transporter, with protein sequence MSQTEAVKPSAPEPPGVAAAKEPRQRSVRVVMVGLMIAMLLAMLDNMIVGTAMPTIVGELGGLDHLSWVVTAYTLATAASTPIWGKLGDMYGRKGIFLTSIVLFLVGSAASGMAQSMDQLIGFRAFQGLGAGGLMVGVMAIIGEMIPPRERGKYQGLIAGVMAIAMIGGPLVGGSITDNWGWRWSFYINLPIGVVALAMVTIVLHLPKKRSEGRIDYWGASLLTVAITSLVLLTTWGGTQYAWGSVQIIGLLVLGLATLGAFVYAETRAPEPIMPLRIFRNANFSLISGIGFLVGFTMFGAMTFLPLYQQTVQGASATNSGLLLLPMLLAMMAVSMVAGRVTTSTGRYKIFPIVGGGLITAGLLLLSMMDVHTTRVTSGLYMAVLGAGMGFIMQITMLIAQNSVEMRDIGVGSSSATLFRTIGGSFGVSLFGALFSHKVQSGMDSSAAGAAATKSGAQLDPATIAKFPPAVKDAYFHAVASGTHVVFLWGAVVSVLGFLAAWFIVETPLRGSAAKPAVKPEDEPLLADAL